From one Paramormyrops kingsleyae isolate MSU_618 chromosome 1, PKINGS_0.4, whole genome shotgun sequence genomic stretch:
- the LOC111846501 gene encoding uncharacterized protein isoform X3, which translates to MSLRLEDWAYSFFEAEEPTEMNQARLLNDSDLLFLSSSDDFQSPTTVIPETPRSGRGADTPEDLIQGAGDPSERSVTPSYRWAKRRRLSFMAADSQADSDDGSTAGSAGGGCGRGVAPLSTAHGFATSSLVAPSTPVSRKCRIAPPSSSVVACASLGYSANQRADVDGEKQPSDFAPNMKCRSMRCNKGSEQHPSAATRPRSRASKRTSSTIVSHSPGPSSSVCELRQPRIPADDRASCSKQPARTSGEQEEIVISDDEDVIFQAMVRSAQEEVDEAFARRLQAQFDEEERELASFRSSRNLYDRPGQIAWIPSPLSSFVNSYPGLSEFLELAEAARPARRGHRFRGSRGSRQRHPDLFDDSRGDNYEALLAFEESQGAVIAKKTMSTIEIQRLPIKTFEPAYSAGKITCQICFSEYAEGEKLRTLPCLHDYHVQCIDRWLKENATCPVCRVDVSELGS; encoded by the exons ATGAGTCTCAGATTGGAGGACTGGGCCTATAGTTTTTTTGAGGCTGAGGAACCTACGGAAATGAACCAGGCTCGTCTACTGAACGACAGTGACCTACTCTTTCTCAGCTCCAGTGATGACTTTCAGTCACCAACCACAGTCATCCCTGAGACACCCAG ATCTGGACGTGGGGCAGATACACCAGAGGATCTCATACAG GGTGCAGGGGATCCCTCCGAACGGAGCGTGACGCCGTCATACCGATGGGCCAAGCGCCGGAGGTTGTCCTTCATGGCAGCAGATTCACAAGCTGACTCAGATGATGGATCTACTGCGGGTTCAGCTGGGGGTGGCTGTGGGAGGGGAGTTGCTCCCTTAAGCACAGCACATGGATTTGCTACCTCATCTCTGGTCGCCCCAAGCACCCCGGTGTCCCGTAAATGTAGGATTGCGCCCCCATCATCCTCCGTAGTGGCTTGTGCGTCTCTTGGTtactcagccaatcagagagctgATGTCGATGGTGAGAAACAGCCCTCTGACTTCGCCCCCAACATGAAGTGCAGATCAATGAGGTGCAACAAAGGCTCTGAGCAGCACCCCAGTGCAGCCACACGGCCCAGGTCCAGGGCCTCCAAGCGGACCTCGAGTACCATCGTGTCCCACTCACCGGGCCCCTCCAGCTCAGTGTGCGAACTGAGACAGCCCAGGATCCCAG CGGACGATCGGGCTTCTTGTTCGAAGCAGCCGGCCAGAACATCAGGAGAACAGGAAGAGATTGTCATCAGTGACGACGAGGATGTCATTTTCCAGGCCATGGTGCGTTCAGCCCAAGAGGAAGTGGATGAGGCTTTTGCCCGAAGGCTCCAG GCACAGTTTGATGAAGAGGAACGAGAGCTGGCCTCCTTCCGTTCGTCCCGCAACCTG TATGACAGGCCTGGTCAGATAGCCTGGATACCTTCTCCTCTGTCCTCATTTGTGAACTCCTATCCAGGACTATCTGAGTTTCTGGAATTGGCAGAAG CAGCGAGACCTGCTAGACGTGGGCATAGATTCCGGGGCTCCCGTGGGTCCCGCCAGAGGCATCCGGACCTATTTGATGACAGCCGGGGAGACAACTATGAG GCTCTTCTGGCTTTTGAGGAGAGCCAGGGTGCTGTTATTGCCAAGAAGACCATGAGCACCATAGAGATCCAGAGGCTGCCCATAAAAACATTTGAACCAGCCTACAGTGCAGGGAAGATCAC GTGCCAGATTTGTTTCTCAGAATATGCGGAAGGAGAAAAATTACGGACTCTTCCCTGTCTCCATGACTACCATGTACAATGCATCGATCGGTGGTTAAAG GAAAATGCCACTTGTCCTGTATGCCGAGTGGATGTGTCAGAACTTGGTAGCTAA
- the LOC111846501 gene encoding uncharacterized protein isoform X2, which yields MLWWAFNSHLSDVYGAKMSLRLEDWAYSFFEAEEPTEMNQARLLNDSDLLFLSSSDDFQSPTTVIPETPRSGRGADTPEDLIQGAGDPSERSVTPSYRWAKRRRLSFMAADSQADSDDGSTAGSAGGGCGRGVAPLSTAHGFATSSLVAPSTPVSRKCRIAPPSSSVVACASLGYSANQRADVDGEKQPSDFAPNMKCRSMRCNKGSEQHPSAATRPRSRASKRTSSTIVSHSPGPSSSVCELRQPRIPADDRASCSKQPARTSGEQEEIVISDDEDVIFQAMVRSAQEEVDEAFARRLQAQFDEEERELASFRSSRNLYDRPGQIAWIPSPLSSFVNSYPGLSEFLELAEARPARRGHRFRGSRGSRQRHPDLFDDSRGDNYEALLAFEESQGAVIAKKTMSTIEIQRLPIKTFEPAYSAGKITCQICFSEYAEGEKLRTLPCLHDYHVQCIDRWLKENATCPVCRVDVSELGS from the exons ATGTTATGGTGGGCCTTTAATAGTCATTTAAGTGACGTTTATG GGGCAAAGATGAGTCTCAGATTGGAGGACTGGGCCTATAGTTTTTTTGAGGCTGAGGAACCTACGGAAATGAACCAGGCTCGTCTACTGAACGACAGTGACCTACTCTTTCTCAGCTCCAGTGATGACTTTCAGTCACCAACCACAGTCATCCCTGAGACACCCAG ATCTGGACGTGGGGCAGATACACCAGAGGATCTCATACAG GGTGCAGGGGATCCCTCCGAACGGAGCGTGACGCCGTCATACCGATGGGCCAAGCGCCGGAGGTTGTCCTTCATGGCAGCAGATTCACAAGCTGACTCAGATGATGGATCTACTGCGGGTTCAGCTGGGGGTGGCTGTGGGAGGGGAGTTGCTCCCTTAAGCACAGCACATGGATTTGCTACCTCATCTCTGGTCGCCCCAAGCACCCCGGTGTCCCGTAAATGTAGGATTGCGCCCCCATCATCCTCCGTAGTGGCTTGTGCGTCTCTTGGTtactcagccaatcagagagctgATGTCGATGGTGAGAAACAGCCCTCTGACTTCGCCCCCAACATGAAGTGCAGATCAATGAGGTGCAACAAAGGCTCTGAGCAGCACCCCAGTGCAGCCACACGGCCCAGGTCCAGGGCCTCCAAGCGGACCTCGAGTACCATCGTGTCCCACTCACCGGGCCCCTCCAGCTCAGTGTGCGAACTGAGACAGCCCAGGATCCCAG CGGACGATCGGGCTTCTTGTTCGAAGCAGCCGGCCAGAACATCAGGAGAACAGGAAGAGATTGTCATCAGTGACGACGAGGATGTCATTTTCCAGGCCATGGTGCGTTCAGCCCAAGAGGAAGTGGATGAGGCTTTTGCCCGAAGGCTCCAG GCACAGTTTGATGAAGAGGAACGAGAGCTGGCCTCCTTCCGTTCGTCCCGCAACCTG TATGACAGGCCTGGTCAGATAGCCTGGATACCTTCTCCTCTGTCCTCATTTGTGAACTCCTATCCAGGACTATCTGAGTTTCTGGAATTGGCAGAAG CGAGACCTGCTAGACGTGGGCATAGATTCCGGGGCTCCCGTGGGTCCCGCCAGAGGCATCCGGACCTATTTGATGACAGCCGGGGAGACAACTATGAG GCTCTTCTGGCTTTTGAGGAGAGCCAGGGTGCTGTTATTGCCAAGAAGACCATGAGCACCATAGAGATCCAGAGGCTGCCCATAAAAACATTTGAACCAGCCTACAGTGCAGGGAAGATCAC GTGCCAGATTTGTTTCTCAGAATATGCGGAAGGAGAAAAATTACGGACTCTTCCCTGTCTCCATGACTACCATGTACAATGCATCGATCGGTGGTTAAAG GAAAATGCCACTTGTCCTGTATGCCGAGTGGATGTGTCAGAACTTGGTAGCTAA
- the LOC111846501 gene encoding uncharacterized protein isoform X1 — MLWWAFNSHLSDVYGAKMSLRLEDWAYSFFEAEEPTEMNQARLLNDSDLLFLSSSDDFQSPTTVIPETPRSGRGADTPEDLIQGAGDPSERSVTPSYRWAKRRRLSFMAADSQADSDDGSTAGSAGGGCGRGVAPLSTAHGFATSSLVAPSTPVSRKCRIAPPSSSVVACASLGYSANQRADVDGEKQPSDFAPNMKCRSMRCNKGSEQHPSAATRPRSRASKRTSSTIVSHSPGPSSSVCELRQPRIPADDRASCSKQPARTSGEQEEIVISDDEDVIFQAMVRSAQEEVDEAFARRLQAQFDEEERELASFRSSRNLYDRPGQIAWIPSPLSSFVNSYPGLSEFLELAEAARPARRGHRFRGSRGSRQRHPDLFDDSRGDNYEALLAFEESQGAVIAKKTMSTIEIQRLPIKTFEPAYSAGKITCQICFSEYAEGEKLRTLPCLHDYHVQCIDRWLKENATCPVCRVDVSELGS; from the exons ATGTTATGGTGGGCCTTTAATAGTCATTTAAGTGACGTTTATG GGGCAAAGATGAGTCTCAGATTGGAGGACTGGGCCTATAGTTTTTTTGAGGCTGAGGAACCTACGGAAATGAACCAGGCTCGTCTACTGAACGACAGTGACCTACTCTTTCTCAGCTCCAGTGATGACTTTCAGTCACCAACCACAGTCATCCCTGAGACACCCAG ATCTGGACGTGGGGCAGATACACCAGAGGATCTCATACAG GGTGCAGGGGATCCCTCCGAACGGAGCGTGACGCCGTCATACCGATGGGCCAAGCGCCGGAGGTTGTCCTTCATGGCAGCAGATTCACAAGCTGACTCAGATGATGGATCTACTGCGGGTTCAGCTGGGGGTGGCTGTGGGAGGGGAGTTGCTCCCTTAAGCACAGCACATGGATTTGCTACCTCATCTCTGGTCGCCCCAAGCACCCCGGTGTCCCGTAAATGTAGGATTGCGCCCCCATCATCCTCCGTAGTGGCTTGTGCGTCTCTTGGTtactcagccaatcagagagctgATGTCGATGGTGAGAAACAGCCCTCTGACTTCGCCCCCAACATGAAGTGCAGATCAATGAGGTGCAACAAAGGCTCTGAGCAGCACCCCAGTGCAGCCACACGGCCCAGGTCCAGGGCCTCCAAGCGGACCTCGAGTACCATCGTGTCCCACTCACCGGGCCCCTCCAGCTCAGTGTGCGAACTGAGACAGCCCAGGATCCCAG CGGACGATCGGGCTTCTTGTTCGAAGCAGCCGGCCAGAACATCAGGAGAACAGGAAGAGATTGTCATCAGTGACGACGAGGATGTCATTTTCCAGGCCATGGTGCGTTCAGCCCAAGAGGAAGTGGATGAGGCTTTTGCCCGAAGGCTCCAG GCACAGTTTGATGAAGAGGAACGAGAGCTGGCCTCCTTCCGTTCGTCCCGCAACCTG TATGACAGGCCTGGTCAGATAGCCTGGATACCTTCTCCTCTGTCCTCATTTGTGAACTCCTATCCAGGACTATCTGAGTTTCTGGAATTGGCAGAAG CAGCGAGACCTGCTAGACGTGGGCATAGATTCCGGGGCTCCCGTGGGTCCCGCCAGAGGCATCCGGACCTATTTGATGACAGCCGGGGAGACAACTATGAG GCTCTTCTGGCTTTTGAGGAGAGCCAGGGTGCTGTTATTGCCAAGAAGACCATGAGCACCATAGAGATCCAGAGGCTGCCCATAAAAACATTTGAACCAGCCTACAGTGCAGGGAAGATCAC GTGCCAGATTTGTTTCTCAGAATATGCGGAAGGAGAAAAATTACGGACTCTTCCCTGTCTCCATGACTACCATGTACAATGCATCGATCGGTGGTTAAAG GAAAATGCCACTTGTCCTGTATGCCGAGTGGATGTGTCAGAACTTGGTAGCTAA